From a region of the Nerophis lumbriciformis linkage group LG06, RoL_Nlum_v2.1, whole genome shotgun sequence genome:
- the mex3b gene encoding RNA-binding protein MEX3B, translating into MPSSLFADGSLHGDSLDEQSALQIALDQLSLLGLNTDDHPLCDPDEPRARSVNMTECVPVPSSEHVAEIVGRQGCKIKALRAKTNTYIKTPVRGEEPVFVVTGRREDVAMARREIISAAEHFSMIRASRNKNTSLNGNATPVPGPPNIPGQTTIQVRVPYSVVGLVVGPKGATIKRIQQQTHTYIVTPSRDKEPVFEVTGMPENVDRAREEIEAHIAMRTGGVIALQNENDFHANGTDVGFDLHGQPMLWSKRAGMTPTSVCKIFSKYRNDSSSSLGSTSTDSYFGTSGSRMVDYSPPSPTLSYTTNNINSNNNHNISVNTNGNVCGNEAVSPDCSDPTFDSPPGLETAPTPTGRFWSQYENQITPSLTVGGSLTATPSSHPANANGVMVSQSRINRDSSQSRMSPPPHAEQVLAQRGQSNSTGDWLGFSGNALTSAHLSYDSSASSSSSSTSSTSRKGSRDCSVCFECEVIAALVPCGHNLFCMECANRICERSNPKCPVCQTSVTQAIRIFS; encoded by the exons ATGCCCAGCTCGCTTTTCGCCGACGGCAGCCTCCATGGAGACTCACTGGACGAGCAGAGCGCCCTGCAGATCGCCCTGGACCAGCTCTCTCTGCTTGGGCTGAACACCGACGACCACCCGCTGTGCGACCCCGACGAGCCCCGGGCTAGAAGTGTCAACATGACCGAGTGTGTCCCGGTGCCCAGCTCTGAGCATGTGGCCGAGATTGTAGGCAGACAAG GTTGTAAGATTAAAGCCCTGCGAGCAAAGACCAACACCTACATTAAGACCCCAGTCCGAGGTGAAGAGCCCGTTTTTGTGGTGACGGGCAGGAGGGAGGATGTGGCAATGGCCAGGAGAGAAATCATCTCAGCAGCGGAGCATTTCTCAATGATTCGAGCTTCCAGAAACAAAAACACCAGCCTGAATGGGAATGCTACTCCTGTACCTGGCCCACCAAACATACCCGGTCAGACCACAATCCAGGTGCGAGTGCCTTACAGTGTCGTGGGTCTTGTCGTTGGCCCCAAGGGCGCGACAATCAAGCGCATTCAGCAGCAGACTCATACTTACATTGTAACTCCCAGCCGGGACAAGGAGCCGGTGTTTGAGGTGACGGGGATGCCAGAGAATGTGGACCGAGCCCGCGAGGAGATTGAAGCTCATATCGCCATGAGAACAGGCGGAGTGATCGCGCTTCAAAATGAAAATGACTTTCATGCCAATGGGACGGATGTGGGTTTTGACCTGCATGGACAACCCATGTTGTGGTCCAAGAGGGCTGGGATGACGCCCACCTCTGTGTGCAAAATCTTCTCCAAATATCGCAACGATTCGTCCTCCTCCCTTGGCAGCACATCCACTGACTCTTACTTTGGTACCAGTGGCTCCCGCATGGTAGATTACAGCCCCCCCAGTCCCACGCTGAGCTACACAACCAATAAcatcaacagcaacaacaaccacAACATCAGCGTCAACACGAATGGAAATGTTTGCGGAAATGAGGCGGTCTCTCCAGACTGCAGTGACCCGACTTTTGACTCACCACCAGGGCTTGAAACTGCGCCAACCCCAACTGGGAGGTTCTGGTCCCAGTATGAAAACCAAATCACCCCCTCCTTGACTGTAGGCGGTTCCCTGACCGCCACGCCGTCTAGTCACCCCGCCAATGCCAACGGCGTAATGGTGAGTCAAAGTAGGATCAACAGAGACTCATCCCAGTCCAGAATGTCACCTCCCCCCCACGCTGAGCAGGTGTTAGCGCAACGGGGACAAAGCAATTCCACTGGAGACTGGCTCGGTTTTTCTGGCAACGCACTGACGAGCGCTCACCTTTCGTATGACTCCTCCGCTTCCTCTTCGTCGTCTTCTACCTCGTCTACCAGCCGAAAAGGCAGCCGCGACTGTTCGGTGTGCTTCGAATGCGAGGTGATCGCAGCGCTGGTCCCGTGTGGACACAACCTCTTCTGCATGGAATGTGCAAATCGCATCTGCGAGAGAAGCAATCCCAAATGTCCTGTCTGCCAAACCAGCGTCACTCAAGCTATACGTATATTTTCATAA